aattaaaaatcagCCCTTTTTAATAGTTTCTTCGATTATGTGATCtcgattttatatttgatgtgTAATTGGAGAGGAAGAGgggttagagagagaaaggaaagcTGTGTGAacattgagagagagaaagcttCCAAAAAAAGTGATGATTGTGATGAGGTATGATGCTTTCACTCCCTTTCAATTGcagatttgatttttgtttcaatgATTAGAAATGCCGAAATTTAATGTTATATTGGTTTGATGAATTGCTTATTTTGGGGATTTTGTGGAGAAACATtagtatttagtttattttagaGAATATGGTTGATGTATTCAGAAAAGGGTAATTGGTCGGTGATTGGTTGATTTGTGGATTTTCTAGCAAATTAAAAACTCGATCGTAAAAGTCACACTTTTGTTGTGGATTTCCCACGTTGGACGATTCCGGCAAAATGATGAAGGCAGATGCACGACGCAACAGAAGGGAGATGAGATGGAGGGGTATAGCCGTATAGGTGGCTAGGGTAACAATGAATCGATACTTAGGTGGCATCTCCTTCACCTAATATATGATGATCATTGTTAAtcttttttgtctttttttatgTGTCCATGTCAACCACTTATGTCACACAATGTCCACATAAGTAAATGGTTTTTATGACCAAGTTTAAAGATATTGAGcaagaatttgatcaaaattcgTGATATCAGCAACCAACTGCCCTTTTATAAGTGCATGTTGTAAGCATAAGTTGGGATTGAATTGTTCTTAATTAGGCACAACTTGTGTTTATCTATGCAGCAAACTTCCCTATCATCTCTAGCCATGTCGAAACTCGGTTGCCTCCTCCACGGCGTAGATTTCCGAGCGATCTTCGTCTTCCTCCTCGTTGCCCCGGCCTGCGTCTTCACCTTATATTGCCACTACCAAAAGCTCACCTACTTCCTCCGCCCCCTATGGGAGTCGCCCCCGAAGCCCTTCGTCCCTCTCACGCACTACTACAACCCGAACGTCTCGATGGCCACCCTATGCCGCCTCCACGGCTGGGGCATCCGCGAGTCCCCTAGACGCGTCTATGACGCGGTCCTGTTTAGCAACGAGATTGACATGCTCACTATCCGGTGGAAGGAGTTGCATCCTTATGTCACAGGATACGTGTTACTTGAGTCGAATTCCACTTTCACTGGCCTTCCAAAGCCCCTTAACTTCGCAATCCACAGGGAACTGTTCAAATCTATAGAAGCGAGGTTAACGTACGGCGAGATAGGTGGGAGGTTCCGCAGAGGCGAGAACCCCTTCGTTGAGGAGGCGTACCAGCGCTTGGCGCTTGACCAGCTTATCCGTGTCGCGGGGATTGAGCACGACGACTTGCTGATCATGTCGGACGTGGACGAGATCCCAAGCGGGCACACGATCGACCTCCTTAGGTGGTGCGACGACGTTCCTAAGGTTATCCACCTCCAGCTCAGGAACTACCTGTACTCGTTCGAGTTCCAGCAGCACCAGCTGAGCTGGAGGGCTTCGGTACATAGGTACCGCAAGGGGAGGACCCGTTACGCGCACTACCGCCAAACGGACCTCCTCCTCCCCGAATCGGGATGGCACTGCAGCTTCTGCTTCCGCCACATAAGCGACTTCGTCTTCAAGATGAAGGCCTACAGCCACAGCGACCGGGTGAGATTCTCCCGGTTCTTGAACCCGAAAAGGATTCAAGACATTATTTGTACGGGGGGAGATTTATACGACATGCTGCCTGAGGAGTACACGTTCCGGGACATCATCGGGACAATGGGGCCAATCCCTCATTCGCTGTCGGCCGTTGACCTCCCGTCCTATCTGTTGGAGAACGCCGAGAAGTACAAGTACCTTCTGCCCGGGAACTGCGTGCGCGAGCGTGGATGAGACGAGGCGCGTGTGAAGTTTCTTCGTTGGCCGGGATAGTGTATACAAGATCCTTCCTAAAGAAGAAGCTTGATGTGAAGAGAGCTTCATTTTTGTTTACTCTTCTATGAATGGCTATTGATTTGTCTATTTTTGTAGGCTGTACTTAATTTGAGTTAGGACTAATGGAAATTTAGCACTgatgttttaaatttacaagaaTACTGTAAGTTCTCAACTTATGTAGTAGTCTAAAACTGATACAAAGACTGTATTTTTAGGTTTgtcttaaaatttttaaaattatatgagCTTTTGATACCTTAAACTAAGCCCCAGTAATCCATTAaccatatatatgtatgaaaaATGCAATAGGCAATATTCAAGGAGTGTTGATCTACAAGTACAAGAGCATACCTTTGAAGTATTTCATCTATATGTTAGCGTGGGTAGCATAtaattattggttaaagtaactttaattatatatgcacATGATAATGTCAGAAAATGGATCTGAGAAAACTAGATTAAGGAGTTTATACAGAAAAGTTCAAAGTCAAAATTGGATTTGTGATTCACCTAGCATTccaaaatatcaatttatttatcatattatCAATTGTGATTCACCGAACTGCAGAGCCAGACCTATAAATGAGAGGCCCACATATACTATTCATGTGtcatatcaaattttcagattAGACCTCAAATATCCACAAGAGTCGAGTCACAGATTACCGGATTGGCCTTCATCATGTGGCTTGGGATCATTCCTCTGCACCACCATTCCCTCGGCCATGCCTCGGGACCGACCCAATAAAGTGAACCGTTTGCGTACCCAAACAATGGCATTTCAAAACCCAATggcattttaaaaaatctaatatgTCCCTCTCACCTATTATGAATTTCAGATACAAAACTATCAGCAGCTccaattttatactcctactacaaAAAGATGTTCAATTCACACTTCACTCAAACAGTGTGCAACTTCTTGATTCACAAATAATGCTAGcacaattttcaaaaatatgattCTCTTTCAGTATTCAACAGCTGCAAAATCCATTGCATTTCTCTCCATTTCTCATGACTTTCATCCTGTGATGCACTCTGTTTCTCAGCTCCATCCAACTGCAGCCCCCACTCTTCTTGATCCCCATCCGGCTCATCACGTCTCTCGTCTTCATCGCACTGAGGCATAGCTATTCGACAGGAGGACATACTCCCCAGACTTCGCCTCCACAACCTCTGAGAGCCTCTCAGACCACGCGTTCGCCTCAGGTTGCCATGGCATGCTCATCACGCACGAGTAGTGCCTCTGTTTCGGCCTGATGTTGTGTATCTTCCCCATCGAGTCAAAGTAAGCAAGCCCCACAGTGAGAGCAAGCAACAACACTGACAGAAATAAGACCTCATATGcaaatacaatatttatcaaatgaaaaaaGCCTGAAAACAATTTACATGGAATCACAGTGCATGTTTATTACTACTTCTTATGCAGTCCAATGTTTGCGAACAAATTACATAGAAACACAATGCATGAGATCTAATTGCTCTCCATATAGATCCTCACGTTCTTCTACTATCTTTTTCGCTGACACCACAGCTTCTTCACTGCAAGCATCCAATGAAATCGATTTCACCATTGCTATTTCTCCAACTTCAGATGGGATTTTTTCGAGATTGGGTAAATAATCGAGACTAAGCTTCTCGAGAAGTGGAAAGTGGGAGCTGTCAGACACAATCCAATTTACTAGACCTACACATGAATACAACTGTAGAAACTTGAGCTTCTGGAACTGGCCTTCAATTGTTTCCCACTTGCCTGTTTTGAAGACACCAAATCTTAATACGAGCTTCGCAAGAAGAGGTAACGGACCGATTTTAGGCAATATTTCTGTTAAATTCTCCATAtccttgtcccacatcggtttggtgatgatcctagcttctctatataagtgtggataaccctcccccttatgaggccttttaaggggtgagtggcctaTTTCTAATATAGTATCAGagcgggcccaagtcgatgatggtttaTCTTCTTGATAGAGTTGGAGAAATTAATCCTCAGCAAAAAGTCACCACTTTGACAAAAGGTGCTGCAGCGTAAGTTTTCCAATTTACTGAAGCATTGAAGATAGCTTAGACAGTTTTCTCCCTCCATTTGATCCGAAGTgtattttaaatgcaatttctTCACATTGGGAATTCTTTTAGCCACCTCCTCATTCAATAACAAATTCGCAACTCCTTTGAGTGTTTGCAGATTCTCCATAATGACAATGTCACTATCGTCACAAGGAGGATTTGGGAGAATCAATTCGTCCACCGCAAATTCAAGATGCCGAAGTTGATGCAGTTTCCAAATTTCATTTGGTACATGTAGATCGTTCCGAAAAGATGGATAAATAATCAATGTCTGTAGATTCCAAAGGAGATCAATTGAACTAGAGAATCTGGACTCATCATGAACTGTGATATTAAGGTACCGTGAGTtcaccaattcaaacacattTTCTAGGAAATAACTCTCAGAATAACATGCCATGAATGTCCTCAACAATCTAAGATCGCGAGACCGCAGAACTTTCTCATCCTCACTTGCTGTTTCAGAATACTCACATATTATGGAACGAGTATGTGACAAAGATCCTAACAACCCTGCAGTTTTAAGAACGACTCGACGTTCGCTAATACTGGCCGGAGGATCATCTCCTATGACATGGTAAAATCTTTCCTTTTCGGCTTTTTTAAACACAAATCTCTCAACATATCATGAATTTTACAAAACTTAATGTTTCCCACAAACACCAATTTATCAACTAAAATGAGATTTCTATcaaccaattccttaaaatacTCTTGCGCAGGCATTTCCAAACATTTTCCACGCCATGGTTTTAAAAATCCTTCAGAAACCCATAACTTCTTAAGCGCTGACACACGAATACAGTAATCTTCCATAAAAACACCCATATACAAAAAGCATGGCTTTAAATAGTTCGGTAGATGGATATAGCTCATCCTCAGTATTTTCAAGCAAAATCCATCGTTAGTGTTAATaacaattgaatttaaaatttgctCTATACGCTCCCAACTTTCTTTTGTGCGCTCAGATTTTGCCAAAAGACCTCCTATTGTAGCAATTGATAAAGGAAGTCCTTTACAATTTTACACAATATTCTTTCCAATATATTCCAACTCAATTGGACAATTTTCTTTCCCGAACACGGTCTTACAAAATAAATCCCAACTACTAGCCTCATCTAAAAATTTCATGCCAACTATACAAGACTCGTTCAATTGAGAACTCAAGTCAGACAGCCTAGTTGTTACGATTATTCGACTCCCATTTTGGTTATCAggaaagaaattttttatcttctcCCACGCCTTTATGCTCCACATATCATCCATTATTACGAGATATCTCCTACCGAACAGAAACTGGTATAATTTTTGTCCCAACTCATTCTCACTAAGATCACTACTTGAATCTCATCCACTAGCTCGAAAAAGAAGTTCTCTGAGTGTTTCTCTAACATTATATGTTTGAGAAATTGTAGTCCAAGCACGAATATCAAAGCGCTCCTTAACAAGTGCATTCTCAAATAGATTCATGGCAAGAGTGGTCTTACCAATGCCACCCATCCCCGTGATGGGGATGATCTGGCGGTTGAGTTGATCACTGGTGAGCTTATCCAAAACGTCAAGAAAAACTTCGTTAGAGCCCACGATCACGTTCTCTTTCACAGTGGGAGAAGACGCCGACAAGGCAGCAACGGGCTTCTGCTTGGTCTGAGCTTGAAGTGCAATGCTCTTCACCTCTTTGTTGATCAGATCCATTTCTTCTATCACTTTGTGTAGATTGTGATAGAAGTCATGATCTGCAACGATTGTGGATCCACTGTGAATTTGATCCACAATATGGGATTCGATAACATCCTCAGCCGCGTAAACTGCATCAGCAATGCGACGCTCCAATGGATCAGCTTCGTGGCTATCAGCAAAAGGGGAAACATAGCCATCAAGAAAATCCTGCAAGAAGGTAATGTTTTGAGTGAGGGATTGAACTTGTTTTTCGTCGATAGAAATGGGAGGAGAAGGATGTTTCTTGAGGGTATCTATGATATGCATAAGAGAAACCAGAGCTCCATAAGCAGCCATGATTAACAATTCTCTCTACGGATGCACACACAGaatgataatgataaataatgcCAGAAAATGGATCTGAGAAAACTAAGTTAAAGAGTTTATACAGAGGACTTCAAAGTCAATGTTGGCATTTATGATTCACCTAACTGTGTAGGTGAAAAGGCAACACCTTTTCTCACACGTTGTAATCAGCAATTAAAATAAGGCAATATAGTTGTCGGATACACACTCtaatttatatggattttaattggttttttttttctaactttCTTAGTTTGCTAATTTTTTAACGCATCAATGCAATGTAGTTAAAATTAgcaatttattttaacatttttaatacactcaTTGATGAGTTAAATAAGTTAGCAAGTTAAGAAAATTAGCAATTTAACGCATTCGTCTTTATTATTAGTCCAACTATTGATGTGTTCCTACTTCCTAGTGTAGgtagaatataattataggTTAAAGTTACTTTCATTATATCTGCACATGATACGtcataaaataattcacctaacattttataatatcaatttgattataatattatcattttcgaTTCacctaacatttttttaaaactcctTCCATAAAAGGCGTGCTCCCCTCGGGGGTCACGCTGTGCCGGCTAACAAACCCTGGGTAGAATGCGCCAAGTAATACTGAATGCATCCTCTCCTCACACCCTATTCGCGGACCGTGCGGGTTGATCGGATGATGATGAAGCACAATTTATTTCGTAAGACTTTTCCCTCCAATCGATAGATCAATGGAATCTTTTAAGCCTTTGAAATCCCAAATATTTACCATAGGTCACAAAAATAGTctacttttgtcattttgacccgtcttttaaaattagtcaatttctatttttgaaaactttttcaTCACAGATTACATTAccaacaatactttaattattttctctttatatgTCTCATACTAACCAACTTTACATTAAAATCAGTGTCGTCAATAAAGTTTCTATTCTTATGAGACGGTGAAAGTGTACATAGTACAATACATATGCGAAGTTTATATTTCGCACTGAGGTCTTATTCTTGGTGATTTATAAGTTAGAGTGAACTGTCTAATTAGGCCCTAGACTTGTATGCTCTCACCTTTGCGGTgcctaaacaaaataaatatcatcaGCCGTACCCATACTTGTAGTTACGCACGTTTGAAGATTTTTTGCACTTTTTGGCACTGTTTGTGTACGTTTGGTGAAGGGCAAATTCGTCTTCACACACTATCTTTCTCCACATCTCGGGCCTTTTTGCCTGATAATTACCTCGTTGGGAAATTCCAACTGCTAGAGCTTTCTTCAATGTTGGGTGAGATTAGGTTATTCTCTGttagttttattattgtgATCCCAGATGTAACGATGAGCAGACCGTTGTGTGGTACCCATTGTCGACGAATGCCGCTTAGGTGAATTCCTTTCATCGGCTCTTTCCAAAGAAAGGCTTCTTTATGCAAGTGTATGTGGTGGAGTGTGTGGCCGTAGCTAGAGCCAAATTGATAGTGGTTCAAAGAACAGTTGAGGAGGATTTTACGCACTGTGTTATTCGGGCAAAAATCGAGCCTGTGACCAGTTCTTGCAGTTTATTTGTGCTCTGATTTATCATAATCTGATATCTATAAATGCATGtcgaaattaaaattataactttatcATTTGGTTTAGAAATGGAAGGCACTTGCAACAGTCGATCCATAAATGAGAAAGACGTATACTATTTACGTGTTACATCGGTTGTTATGATCGGAACGATtactaaacaaataataatgtaagATGACTCAAGAACACGAAATTTACAGTGTTGTTATGATCGGAATGTTTATAAAGCAAATCAAGATGACTCAATAACATGAGGCTTACTAGGTTTGGCATTAAACCTATGTCCATGGGAGAAGGGAAGAACATTGAATTCAATGTACAAACAAGATTACAAGAATCTACACTCCAAGACCTAATTCCAAGCTACTTAATCCCACTCTAGAATACTCGATCGAATATGAATAACTCGATCAGCCTTTCAGGCCACACGACAAACACTCACAACAATCGAACCACAAATTAGGCTAGAATTgtactatttatatatacaaagggggaaaaagtagaaaatcaaattcaacaaCAGTCTGCCTGCCATGTGGCCCATGGCTATCGGCATGCACCCTCTATGGCCCGCCTCACTCACCACCGCTATTCCCTCAGCCGCGCCTCGGGTCCAGACCAAGAAAGTGCACCATTTTGCGTACCCTAACAACAACATTTCAAAATCCATTGGTATGACTTATCCAAGAATAACAACTCTTATAAAATCTTATATACACCTCTGAAAGGTCGAAGTTTTGCACGCTTGCCTACGGCACGTGTCCCTTCCTATTCTACAAGATTTATAAGTTCTCACTTTccaaaatattattctctccgtccacaaaaaatagagcaatttgtgtatggcatgagttttaatgtagaattggtaaagtaagagataagggaaaaaagtaagagagaaggagaaaaagtaagtgagaagtagtgttagtggaatgatgtgtatggttattatttgttgaaaactttccataaatgattgtactttatttttttgtggacggccaaaaatggtaatcGTGCTCtaagtggacggagggagtattaattagcaTATGGTAAGTCAGGGTGTCGAACCCACAAGGAACGGTAGCATCCGTTATGTATTTCCACACTTGGAAAGGTTTAGCAATGTTGTCACGTTCTTAATTGGGGGTGTGAACTAAAGTACTAAACTacgaaatataaataacttaaaCTAATGTTGGAACTAAAGgtgcaaataaaatacaataagaagaaagcaattaaactgAAACGCAGACTGGGCAAGTTGATAAACTGGACAATTTGgcagaaaaataaaagcattAGTGAGAAATTTTTGCACTTGGCATAAATAAGaacatttcaaaaataataacaaagcAGCAACTTGCATGAACATTCCTAAgattagaaaaacaaaagagacTAAGTCAAAAAGGCTAAGGAAAAAAACTAATGTAAAGACGAAGATAGTAGTTTCGGGCTTCCGGTAAGATAACGTCGGGATACAATTTTTATGATGTTGTTTGGTTAATTTAGATAAGTTCACAAATTTGTTTATAGGTAAGATGAGAAATTACAGAAATATCCTTACAGAAAAAAACTAATGTAAAGATTACCATAAACATTTTTGGATTATTAACTAAATCAGTAgttaatttgttgattatttaaGAATATAGTAGTCTTAATTTTATCAAGTTTAAGCATATTTATCATTGATTAAAGAAAACTTATGTTAATAATCAAACAGTCCATATTTAATGTgaaaatcaatgaaattaTGAAGATGAAATAACCATATGACAAAATCATTGAATCAataatttttgagaaaaaaaggaaCAGATTGCGAACAGATGTGAAAAGCAACACCACAAGTTTTGAGCAagaacaattaattttattatgaggaataaaaacaattaaaaagcaacaaaacccaaatccaaaatttgaagaatttaacACAAACTAATGACGAACTGCATTGAagaacataaattttttgcaGACAAGATACAtaacacatcaaaatttataaaataaagtaacacaaatttttttttttacagaaaATATCTGGATTAAAGACAtgttaatcaaaataaaatattgaaaagaaaGAGGTTCAGATCTTGTTTAGCTACCATCATCGCCTCAAACATTAATCCAATCGAAATCTCTGGAAAATCACTCCAATCCAAGAACAATcttagaaagaaaagaattttgaaaaaaaaaatggctcAGATTTTATAGGAGATGAGAGCCGAGAGGAAAGatgaaggagagagagagggataaTAATGGGAGAGAGAAATTTTACCTCCACAACCTGCTCTATCGCAGGGGGAGGTGGGAGATACATCTCTAGCCTAAACAGTGGAAATCTCGCGGTTCGAGATGAGCCACAGATTAATAACACGGGCTGCACTCAAGGGCGGAGGGAGGGTGGGGCCAAGGGGGCCATGGCCCCcccactaatttttaaaaaaacctaggggtattttagtaatttcacattaattataattataatatataaaattaaagatagatttcaacaaaattatattctatAAATCGTTTCCTCTTAATTAGTTTTCTCCTTCTGTTGCAGTTCTACTCTTTCTGCCGCGTAATCTGAAATCTAGTTATCTAAACCTaggtatattttaaaactcaaatataattcaattgatttttctatatatgttgtttttttgtttggctgcaatatttatgtaaattgagacctaaataatcatattcaaGCTCTAAATTAGtacacataaaattcaaatgaggagaaagaagatagCTTATGTAATTCAATGGCTACGGCGGTTCTGTGTTGG
The genomic region above belongs to Salvia hispanica cultivar TCC Black 2014 chromosome 3, UniMelb_Shisp_WGS_1.0, whole genome shotgun sequence and contains:
- the LOC125214197 gene encoding uncharacterized protein LOC125214197, translated to MCNWRGRGVRERKESCVNIEREKASKKSDDCDEQTSLSSLAMSKLGCLLHGVDFRAIFVFLLVAPACVFTLYCHYQKLTYFLRPLWESPPKPFVPLTHYYNPNVSMATLCRLHGWGIRESPRRVYDAVLFSNEIDMLTIRWKELHPYVTGYVLLESNSTFTGLPKPLNFAIHRELFKSIEARLTYGEIGGRFRRGENPFVEEAYQRLALDQLIRVAGIEHDDLLIMSDVDEIPSGHTIDLLRWCDDVPKVIHLQLRNYLYSFEFQQHQLSWRASVHRYRKGRTRYAHYRQTDLLLPESGWHCSFCFRHISDFVFKMKAYSHSDRVRFSRFLNPKRIQDIICTGGDLYDMLPEEYTFRDIIGTMGPIPHSLSAVDLPSYLLENAEKYKYLLPGNCVRERG
- the LOC125209962 gene encoding probable disease resistance RPP8-like protein 4; this translates as MAAYGALVSLMHIIDTLKKHPSPPISIDEKQVQSLTQNITFLQDFLDGYVSPFADSHEADPLERRIADAVYAAEDVIESHIVDQIHSGSTIVADHDFYHNLHKVIEEMDLINKEVKSIALQAQTKQKPVAALSASSPTVKENVIVGSNEVFLDVLDKLTSDQLNRQIIPITGMGGIGKTTLAMNLFENALVKERFDIRAWTTISQTYNVRETLRELLFRASG